The sequence ttatggatGTAGAATGTCACTAAACATATGCTTTTCTTGCTTTGCAGATTGCAAAAGATGATAGTTATTTCTATTGTGGAACAACTAGTGGAGATATTCTGAAAGTAAACCTAAAGACTAGATTGCTGAACAGCTGTGGTCCTGTTAAACAAAAATTCAGCAAGGTGAATATTCAACTATACATTTTAGGATATTGCTATAATTTACCTCACAATACTGTATTGTTGTTGTCTTCATACCATgaatcaacattttatttttattattattaacatattttttaataaaaaggaGATCAAACTTTATAGTTTCTCTTGAGCATTTCGGAGTGACTCTTTGAGAAAGTATTTTCACAAAGCAGTTCGTCTTGTTATTTCAGGGAGTGAACACTCTTAAAGTCCTGAAGACCGATGATATTTTAGTTGGATCCGGAGATGGCATGTTAACTATGTGTTCAGGAGGGAATTTCAAAACTATAAGGTTAGTAAAAAAACTTATCCTTTCGTGTTTCtcctcttttaaaatatattctgcTCTCTTGTCTCATTCCACTAGCACTAACTGAAGTACTTTTCATTTCTGACAGGAGTGTTCAGTTAGAAGGATCAGTGACGTCAGTAGCCCTGCGTGGAGAGGGACAACAGATTTTCATCGCAACAGAAACAGCACAGATCTACACTTTGGGCTACACTGATTTTAAACCAGAGCTTATTGCCACAAATCATAACAGTGCTGTGAAGGATGTGGCCTTTCCCTTGTGAGTAATAAATACATGAATTGAAAGTTTTGTGTTGTCCTCTGTTTAGCCACTAGAGGGAGACATGCCCTTGCATTAGCTAGACttggaaaatgtatttactatcATCTCTATCAAATTCTCAACAGTGGGACTTCAGAGCTTTTTGCCACATGTTCACAGAATGATATCCGGGTCTGGCATACTGAGTCCTCCAAGGAGCTTCTGCGGATTGTGGTGCCCAACGTGACTTGCAATGCTCTTGGCCTTATGAAGGATGGCAGGAGCATCTTCAGCGGTTAGTATCATACAGGGTGATGGGTTTATCAGCTTGTGCCGAAATGTTCTGATAGCAGTGGTTTCCTTGCTGTGTCGATAAGTTAAAGCTGCCATCCATAATTTTATTtgagttaaaaataaacaaaaataacttattGATCAAATTGAAGACAAATTTAAGACTCCTTACCTTAGACCAATTCAGAAAAGTAAGTTTATAATAATGTTTGGTAATTTCAGTGCTTATGTGGGATGTCAGCTTCATTCATTTTGTTTGAAGTTATTCACACCCAGACTTGCTAGTTGGTTCACTTTTTGTACACGGTTTAGTAACTGGTtcacgtgttttttttttttgcttgctTGTTTCTGTTGCAGATGAGAAACtattcattatttgttttattttttgtcagcTTGGAATGATGGGAAGATCCGAGTCTTCTTTCCAGAGAGTGGGAAGCTGAGGTTGATCATTCATAATGCCCACAGTATGGGCGTGACTGCCATAGCAGCAACCAATGACTGCAGGAGGATTGTCAGTGGAGGAGGAGAAGGACAGGTACAGAGACCATCATTCATATCCCATCAATATCATTGCCTAGAAGtctttgctttgtttatttatttatttaacaactaTTTCTATTAAAGGAGTCCTATGACactgctaaaacgaatattatcgtttgttttagatgtaatgcaatgtgtatacacgatttaagtattttacacataccgtgcatgtttgtatctcctctttgccccgcctctgaAACGCaaggattttttacaaagctcatcgctctgaaaagcgaggtttgctatgattggccagttaactagtgcgtagtgattggtcgaatactgcaagcgtgtgacggaaatgtaacgcctcttaccatatttggaacatcaggttccaaagcaattgtactgacagtactgactagggttgtcacggtaccataaacatgtcttatgatactataccagctgaagtatctcgacaccaagtagtatcacgatgctgtgcaatgttcataattcaaatctatacaaaaaacacagatttagatgaaacattttgtatttactatagtaaactgtattgtaCTTTGCAGtagaatattttgttttattaactttagtaattggataaattgtagcaaatactgtagtatacttaaatatttactatggtaagactcaaaaacactagtgtctatgagttttagtagtttactgtagtaaatactaaagtacactagatcatttttcacgtgggGGCTGATTCAAATGTGGGacaaatttcattgatacagcagtctttataaagggaaaaattaggcttactttaaatgcagaactgagacggccagtaggtggcgtcaattttccactgagttaatGAACCAACGCTAATTTGAATCATCTCGTCCcagtcattcaaaacacacgttcatttaggagataaacaccacaaaaaggcagatgtaagtgttcaaatgaatattaatgcgcatatgcaacattacctacAGTACtacgtttcaaaaatagagaggcatcgttggtattttgaagctttagcatcgcgatgctaccgtagcaccggtacaccgtgcaaccctagtaCTGACTTGCTTATACCACAAACTgatgtggatttgtgggggtgtggttacacgaggtgtttcaggcaggtctgggtgaacattcgcttttagatagaatgcatcttttgttccgacactttaatttttgcaattttacgtgtctaatacatgcatgggcaatttataacatgctaaagacacataaaaaaagtgttcgcgccatatgacccctttaaacaggAAGTTTGTTGTGCAGTAAAGATGAGGATTGGCTAGCTCAATGATATTAATATACAGGTAGTACCGCTGTGAAAGGTCATAACTATAGTAGATATATATAGATATGTATCGATTCATTGAAATTCTTTATATGATTGGTTCAGCTGATATTAATGCAATACTGTCTTTGTGGAATATTTCCTTTTCTGTACTGAAGGTGAGACTTTGGGAGTTATTCCAGAACTCATACCGACTTATTGAGACCATGAAGGAGCACAAAGCTGCTGTCAACTGCATTAAGATAAAGAGTAATGATAAAGAGTGTGTGACGGCCAGCTCGGATGGAGCCTGCATCATCTGGGACCTGGTGTAAGTTAATGAGTATCAGATTATAGACTGGTGATATTTCTACAGATAGACACTGCTATTCCTCTCAACACAAGCTTGTGTTCAAGTTAAAACCAGCCACCTTCATATACCCTGCTGGTTTgctgtgtaaacatacttggatTGATTTGTGTTGGGTACTTCTCATTTCTCATTCAGGAGGTTTGTAAGGAATCAAATGGTCTTGGCTAACACTATTTTCAGTGTTGTGTGCTACCACCCTGAAGAATACCAGATCATCACCAGTGGCACTGACAGGAAGGTACAGCACTGCTTATGTGACTGTTGGGTGTTTTGGGAGAAATAAATCTGGTATATTTGAAGGTAGAAGTAACAAATGATAAGAAAGAGATCAGATgcacaaaaatacatttgtcaTGTATTTATACCACCAACTAACATCTAGATCTTATATGCAAACTTTAACTGTTCAACAGATTGGCTACTGGGAGGTGTATGACGGTTCTGCGATCAGAGAACTTGACGGCTCCTTGTCTGGGGCTATAAATGGCATAGACATTTCTGAGGATGGAAAATACTTTGTGACTGGTATGTACCTCGTATTTCACATTCTGTCATATGATGGATCTAACAATACCAATGCAATAAAATAGAAGATTTTGTTCAATATAGTAATAAAACACTGTTTGATAGatgtcatttaaatatttgcaaagttAATAGTTTGAGTTGAAGTGTGAATCTAATGTTTTGTCGTTGTTGCTATTGTTTTGACTATTCATGTACTTAAGTGCAGATTAACGTGTTTGTGGCTAGAATGAGTTGACAATTAAACATATACGTCTTTTAGGTGGAGATGATAAACTACTGAAGCTCTGGCTCTACACCGATGGTGAAGTGACGCATGTTGGCATCGGACACAGCGGAAGCATCACAAATGTGAGGATCTGTCCCAAGAGCAATTATATCGTGAGCACCAGTGCCGATGGAGCTGTCCTGAGGTGGAGATACCCACAAACTGCATAAAACCCTGATTAAAATAATCTGACACAGTTCTCGATGTTTCTATCCAGATTATATTTCATACAGACACATACACTTGAATTGAATATCTCTGACAAAGAAGAATGTATTGGTTAGGAGTACTGAAGACCATTGATTTGAAAGGAATCCTATTAATAATCATATTAGATATTTACATTGCTGTTACATCTTATTTCCCAAAGATTTGCATGTGGAACGTAAGGCAATTTTGATAGTGttatatttacagtaatttGGCACTATACTGTAATATTCAGAAcaaaattattgtataataaagtattttactGTCACAGAACCGAAAGGAACATGGGTACTTTacttttaagtttttaaaaatgttagaaGAAGTATTTCGATGTTGTACCAATAAGAATGGGACTTAAAACAAGATGTTACAgtttcaatcatttatttttcaaaatactgtGCAAGAACTgcattcttttgttttgtaaaaaaaattgaaaacactTATACAACAATTCTGCACATGTTATTTACCCAATTTGGACTTTGCATTCCATGACACTTCCGTATCCACTGTGGGCAACAGAATATGCAGCATGGACTCTTGGGTATTAGAATATTTTTGAGTCTGCATTACAAAAATGGCAAATGGGACACTCAACAGTCTTGTTGACTTCACCAAATGCCACCATTTTGGGACAGGTCTTACCAATGTTTGGTGTTACTATCTTATGCATTGTGGGTCTTCTTAATGCACTTTCATAAAGGAGTCTTGTATCATCGCTTCTACTTCTTCTGACAGCACATTAAAGTCAGCTGGACATATTTTATATGGATCATCTCTGCTGTTTCTCAGACAATTCAACAGACCTTCATGCATGTGTTCTTGGCCTCCAATGGTACAGAGTTTATCCAGCTGCTCAGTAGGGTCCTTTGGGATATTTCGACACTGGAGGGCTTTTAACACAACTGGGGCAAATTTCCCAGGGTGTGCTGTTGAGCATATCACAAGCGGACAGGTTTTGTCATGTATGCGGCTGGCCACCACTTTGCCAACCGCTGTGTGTGTATCCATTACGTAACCTGTTCTCGTGTGCACCTCATGAATGGCTCTCAAACAGTCGTCTTCAGAGCACCAGCCTGCTTGAACGTCCATTTTTATCTCCTGCAGTAAAgcctctgacactttaaaaaacTGATCTCTCTCCAGCTTGAAGAACAGGTCTCTCACAAGATTGCCATCCCCACCGGATACATGATGGATAAATCTCTCAAGGTTGGAGGACTTTAGAATATCAATAGCAGGAGAGCTTGAAACAAACAACTTTCTGTCTCGAAGGTCATACTCCCCGTAATTGATAAAGTCAGATATGACACGGTTACCATTagatgcacatactgtataacctTCCGTATTGGGATTCCCATCTGTTTTGCATATAGGGCTGACATGGCATTGCCAAAATTTCCAGTGGGGATGCAAACATCAATAGGTTCACCAAACGTCAGCACTCCATTTTTAAGCAAGTCCATGTAGGCCGAGCAGTGATACACCACCTGCGGTAGCAATCGTGCCCAGTTGATTGAGTTTGCGGTACTGAGGACCGTAGCATATTCTACAGCTATGTGTCCCGTCAAGCTCGAGTCCCCAAACATACGCTTAATGGTCCTCTGACAGAAGTCAAAGTCAGATAAAACACTGATGGACCTGGCATTGCCCTGTTGAAATCCGGTCATCTGCACTTTTTGGATTTCACTCACACCATTCTCCGGGAAAAAAACAAGGACTCCTATCCTCTCCTGGTCGGTGTCTTTAAGATTACTGAATCCGTTTAGCACAGCGCTGCCGGTATCTCCAGATGTGGCCACCAGAATGAGGTAGTTGCACATGTGCGGAAGGCAGTGAGCAAAGAGTTGTGGCATTAACTGCAGCGCGAGGTCTTTAAAAGAGGCAGTGGGGCCGTGAAAAAGTTCAAGAACATATTGATTCTCTGTAAGGTGTTTCAGAGGTACCACTGATGGACTGGTGAAGTTTTGCCGGTAGGCACGATGCACCATTGTGCTCAGTTCTACAGGGGACAAATCCATAGGATGAATACAGTTTTCCAGTATAGCCACGCCTCTCATGGCATATGACATGTTGGCGATTCTCAACCATTCTGATTGATCTAATTTGGGAAATCCGTTCTTTGGCACGTAAAGCCCTCCGTCTGGCGCAAGACCTTCTACAACAACATCACTGAAGAATTTAGGATCATTTTCACTTGAAGTCTCACTCCTTGTTGAGATAAACGTCTCTGATTCAGAGTCCTCATATCTACTCAGAGTCCTGAGCACTTTTTTTGCCACGTCCTCCACCGAGTCTCCTGGTCCACAAAGTACTCGTGCATCAAGCCATTTCTCATAAAACTGTTTCCGGTACTGTAATATCTCTCGCATAGAAATGCCGGCAACCTGACCCACAATCCTATTCACCTTCATTCTGGAGAGTCTCTGCATGACATCCTCCGTTTCAACATCCAGATACACAACCAGTCCAGAGCGTTTCAGATCCTGCATGGCATCCGGATGCAGAGGATTCGAGCCAGTCAGTGAGATGACACTTCCTGTAGCAGTAAATCCACACACGGCTTTACCTTCTTCTTCAATAAAACGATCTCCACCCACCTCAGAGAGTTTGTCCGCTACACTCATTCCCCATGTCGTTTCCAGAACATCATCATCAATATCAATAACAGGCATTCTTAAACTGCGTCCCACAATCCGGCCCACACTGGTCTTTCCTGCTCCTGGAAGACCCATCAGAAGAATGTTCCTTTTGTGAGTTTTAGAGATTTTATTTGATAGCCATGCTTTACGTATGGTAAAGTATGAAGACCCAAGTGGAAAAAGTGACAGGCGAGCCCTCGGATTTCCTACGTTGACCAACAGCTGAGAGAAATGTGCAGGGTTCATCTTCGACAGTAAAGGATTACAAAATCTGCAAAGTAGAAGTATATTacaattaaatgtaataaatatattataattatatcatATAGTAATACAGTAATAGAACTTCGACATGTATTCATTGTACATTTGTCATATGGTATGCAAATTAAATCCTAAATCAATTTATATCTGGACATAATGTTGCAGTTTATTTTGGcttaacaacacacacacgttgttCATTATAACTGTACTGACAATGAactacaaaacattaaaaataaataaaataggggaaaataaaaataaataaatatagaaacAGTATTGTATGTAGGCTATAGTATACATAGGCCTACATCTTGAGTATGTTACCTTGGATACGTTAATGCTTTGTATTCACATAACAGTTAACCTACAAAATATGTACATAGACGTTTCGCACATACACCTATTGCGCAATCTTTTGAGTTTAAAAGACATACATTAACTAAAGCAGAACGTTTTTTATCTACACGCTAAGATCGAGATTCCCAGCATGTACTGTGTAAACAAAGCGCGTCAACTCAGTACAGCAACAGCGAAGGGACAATTTCCGATTGCGTTTTTTTTAGCTGCTCTCTCCAACACTGCATTAAAACGATCAAATcttcgtttttttttatttacttatttattggAATAGACCGTGCGTTATAAAGCATCATTTGACGGAACTGAAAAAAAGGTACATTTAAAGGGAACGTGTTTAATGTTGCTAGACAGGCGGTTGCTATAGAGACGGTTGATAAACAACACGGATTCTTTCGGCCATCGCACAACTCATAAAACACAGTCTAAAAACGACCTGTAGTGTGTATTAtctctctgttttcttttattgttttctgttctgtACCAGTCATCATGAGTGACATTATCTGTCCACCGGAGAGCATCTATAACCTCATTCCCAGAGAGGAAGACAAAATCATCAAATCGCCCAGGTAGAGACGCATTTAACTTCTCTTGTCATCCACTATTTCACCTGTTTCAAGCTTTAAATGGTAGTTTATGGTTTGTGTGATGTTGTTAAGGGTAAGCTGACAGCTTCATGGTCTGATTtgggtaaaaaaaaacacataaagtCAGATTCATTGTCAGGGAACAGACAAACAGTAGCGTACTGATAGaataatgtatatataataaaaccaaTGCAGTTGGCTATTaagaatgatttttttcacataatGCTAATTTCGTTTATGAAAAGTGCCTTACATGCATGAacatatcaaaacaaaacaaaaactgatATAAATATCTTATATGACTTTCATTGTCTATTGACTGTTGTCTATAATATCATCTATAAACACTAGCGCCCTTTATCAATTATTTTTCTGTATCTTTACTGACTGATTTTCTGACTTTTGAGTGCTTGAAACTTGTTAAACTGTTTCAAtgtaatttgtcttttttttctgcCGACTGTGTATAATGTTCTTGTCTTCAGGTACATGTCAAAGTTCAGAGAGCAAGTGAAGCTGGAGAAAGACACGAACAAAGCCTCCAATAAAACAATGGGACCAGCACAAATGGATATTCCATCTCCAGAGAAATATCTACTTAAACGCTCCAAAGAACCTAAACTCCCTGAGAGTATATCTTGTTTtccttgtttatttattaataaatgaattgttATTTGAACTAtagatacatttttacattatattctTATTTGTTGAAGTTTTCGTTGCTGAAATCATGCatggttattttaaatgtagagaTGTAGAGTCCCATGACactgaatattttttgtttgttattgttaCAGAGAAATCCTTTCAATATGAAGATGTGACATGTAGTAAACCACCAGTTCCTGCACGAACAGACAAGCCACTCATGGGTATCCACAGCAACAAGAACTTTATTCAAACCAACGCCATTGAGAACATCATGGCAGTCCCTAAGAAACCACGCCCCACTTATGCTGATACCAAGAAAGGAGACAAACAAATCCTGGAAAACTCAGGTCTTGTCCCAAAATACATAAAGAAGAAGGTGAGAGATGTGAAAAAACATGGTGTTCCCACCTGCTGTTATGGCGAACTGTTAATGTACTTTACATTTGTATAATCCTATACCCAAAATGTCAAATTTTACATTTGTTCTCAGAACGTAGATATGTATCTATACACACACTCAAAGCCACTTTATTAGGTACACCTTGCACGTGCCCAGTTGGACCTATTAATGTGGCCGtcactcagacagtttctgcatatctcaggTTAATCTTGAgcacttacagaatagtatcgcaaCCTTAGTTACCAAAACgtagtctttagtttgatcacatttataaaatacagATACAGCTGtgtgattatttccgaaaacatacgacgcGTGCGGGGTGATGggggggcggaactaaagcacgtgcacacccattgccaacaaaacacagacatatgactcagtttcactcatgtccggcatcttttagcgctgggaccgcgccatctattaGTTTCAAactatctccaaatccagcgttatattcaccgtttatataacatccatcacttaaaTGCTGTGAACAAAGAAACACACATCAACTTCTtccactatcgcaagagtaatgagctgcagctgcaggcccacagcgcagccaatcttgatggtaagcaggTCTTCCTATCACTCTTCGGTTGACGTGTGGGCGGGCTatcgggctatttctttcgccttgccttgggcatgcttttctgggaggactaagaaaagttgttacgaaactgattttcatgttcgaaaaaactttccgaaacctatatgaACAGTATAGAgtgtgtatcgagcacagaaatactatgtcaaccgtccaactcgttttttgacaagttgaccatgtccagcatgagaagacagcatgtttaacattgtaaagaagtcagaatgcatgaaacagcgttaaatcacccctttaacTATATTAATTCCTCTGTGGCGGTCTTCTCTGCATGCTACAGTTGCCCATCTGCTTTACAGTTTGATGTGTTATGCGTTCAGAAAACTGTCACCAACTCCTTTGAACAGGAgtacttaaagagatagttattgcaaaaatacaaattatttcattctttttttaccctcatgtcattctgtgGAACATGTTATCAGGCCtgttgtgtccatgcaatggaagtcaattggtgGTTTGGTGACCATCGttcatcaaaatattttcttttgtgttctgcaaaagaaagtcatacaggtttgaaatgagatgagtgcgaataaattatgaaaaaaacaaatcCTTTTTAGATGAACTAAAGTAGCTGGtgagtgtatactgtatgtatgcatcttatttattgatattttggtGATGTATCATACAAAAATGAACATATATTGGAAGAtatatctgtttttaaaatgttttgtgacaCCTGGGATACTGGAAGGTGTTTGGTATGTGGCATTCAAGCTCGCTTTTGGTGAGGACAATAAAGGATTCTAACATTTCACCTAATTTTGTGGCTTAGCACCAGTATTAGTTGTATTGTACTTTTGTGATATTTTCCCTCATCTGACTGTAacataaacatactgtaaattataatgcagataaatgtctttgttgtcaGGATTATGGTCAAACTCCGGAGTATCTGCTACAGCGCAGAGACGAGGTGAGGAAGGCTCAGGAGGAATACAACAACTATGTGAAAGATCGTATGGGAGATGGAGCTATGAAACAGCTGTCTGACCCCGAACGCCACAAAATCCTTCAGGTAAACTGAAAAATCAAGTCTTGAAGAAACAGAAGGAACTTTGTGCTTGTGGATTATTTTCTGTAAGGAGGCGTAATTGCCAAATGAAAACTTGATACTTAATGACATGTTTACAGGCGCTGAAGAAGAACTGGGATGATCTTCTTCACCAGTATCAAGGCCTCTCTGTTGTCATAGACACGAcccccaaaaaatacaaaaaagagcGCCTCGAGCTGGAAATGAAGCAGCTGGAGAGAGACATTGACCTGATTGAGCGACACAAAACCATCTACATTGCTAAATACTGAGCGTGATGTTGTTTTGGTTGAGAACTACTGTATGTCTGACTGGGAGTCAAAACATGTTAAACTGCCACTGCATTATTCTCATTTTGTCTAAAAAATGGCAATATATCAATCAAAAAGACTCAAGGAAAGCTTTAAAGCCTTACACAACATAATGTTTGGTTTGAATACAATAAAGATCATTCTAGATTAAACCATGAGTGGAAGTCTTTGTTGCAAAAATATATTCATTagatacatttaattatattcaaTGTTATTGTGGTTGTACTAttagctgttttaaaatgatCTGCCCAAACAGTATAAACAGTTTTCAGTTCAATTAAAAAGAaatttgattcatttttaaaGTCATTCATGTTGAGTCATTataatattgttttcatttatgCTTTATCTTTTTGTCAGTGGTTCTTTGTAAAGCAAACATTACTTCATTCTTAAAACTAAAGGTTCTTTGTCGGACTTTAGGCTGTGGTTCCATACAAACCCTTTAACATCATTCACAAAACCTTTCTTGTGCACAAAAGATTCTTTGTAGTGGGAAACATTTCTACAATTTAGCATTGGCATAGCATAGCACTTTCCTACAGGTCATTTGTTTAGAATATTTGTGTCCAAATTCAGAGGAGCACTATCATgtgcttatttatttaatctatATTGTGAGATAATTCTCTTGTGTCTGTTGTATGGTAATGACTTCAGTATGACTTCAATTATCTAATCAGCGtacattacaaaacacaatctATGAGAAAGGTTTTTAAATTGTTTCCTCGTTCCATGCTACATCTAGTTTGCTCATAGCTGTACACATTTCATTAACATTGATACTGAGAAATTTGTACATATTCCAAAGCTTCatgaaaatattacaatatttcaaTAATAGAAGAAGAGTTGGAAACATGGGGGCGGAGGCACATACAGTTCCTCCTCTTGCTCAGAAATCACAATTTATTCCCTCTTCACACGTATGAGCACTGACATGGCAGATGAGCAGAGGAACAAACAAGCCGTTGAGGTAAATATATTTCACATTGATTCTATTCATTACAGTTTCAATTGGAA comes from Triplophysa rosa linkage group LG23, Trosa_1v2, whole genome shotgun sequence and encodes:
- the cfap52 gene encoding cilia- and flagella-associated protein 52 → MAEEDTQEVPKLELEAVIGFNGHVFSGLKVHPDREHLIYPLGSTVIIKSLKSGKQAFFHGHTNNVSCIAVSRSGRYIASGQVTFMGFKADVIIWDYEKQEIYARLVLHKAKVEDLSFSPNEKYLVSLGGQDDASIVVWNIETKEAICGSPASAQSAGHCLTIEYTNLSDEVFISAGNGTLRVWELDLANRKIRATECQTGQLKRIVTCIEIAKDDSYFYCGTTSGDILKVNLKTRLLNSCGPVKQKFSKGVNTLKVLKTDDILVGSGDGMLTMCSGGNFKTIRSVQLEGSVTSVALRGEGQQIFIATETAQIYTLGYTDFKPELIATNHNSAVKDVAFPFGTSELFATCSQNDIRVWHTESSKELLRIVVPNVTCNALGLMKDGRSIFSAWNDGKIRVFFPESGKLRLIIHNAHSMGVTAIAATNDCRRIVSGGGEGQVRLWELFQNSYRLIETMKEHKAAVNCIKIKSNDKECVTASSDGACIIWDLVRFVRNQMVLANTIFSVVCYHPEEYQIITSGTDRKIGYWEVYDGSAIRELDGSLSGAINGIDISEDGKYFVTGGDDKLLKLWLYTDGEVTHVGIGHSGSITNVRICPKSNYIVSTSADGAVLRWRYPQTA
- the LOC130547364 gene encoding LOW QUALITY PROTEIN: threonine synthase-like 1 (The sequence of the model RefSeq protein was modified relative to this genomic sequence to represent the inferred CDS: deleted 2 bases in 1 codon) encodes the protein MNPAHFSQLLVNVGNPRARLSLFPLGSSYFTIRKAWLSNKISKTHKRNILLMGLPGAGKTSVGRIVGRSLRMPVIDIDDDVLETTWGMSVADKLSEVGGDRFIEEEGKAVCGFTATGSVISLTGSNPLHPDAMQDLKRSGLVVYLDVETEDVMQRLSRMKVNRIVGQVAGISMREILQYRKQFYEKWLDARVLCGPGDSVEDVAKKVLRTLSRYEDSESETFISTRSETSSENDPKFFSDVVVEGLAPDGGLYVPKNGFPKLDQSEWLRIANMSYAMRGVAILENCIHPMDLSPVELSTMVHRAYRQNFTSPSVVPLKHLTENQYVLELFHGPTASFKDLALQLMPQLFAHCLPHMCNYLILVATSGDTGSAVLNGFSNLKDTDQERIGVLVFFPENGVSEIQKVQMTGFQQGNARSISVLSDFDFCQRTIKRMFGDSSLTGHIAVEYATVLSTANSINWARLLPQVVYHCSAYMDLLKNGVLTFGEPIDVCIPTGNFGNAMSALYAKQMGIPIRKVIQCASNGNRVISDFINYGEYDLRDRKLFVSSSPAIDILKSSNLERFIHHVSGGDGNLVRDLFFKLERDQFFKVSEALLQEIKMDVQAGWCSEDDCLRAIHEVHTRTGYVMDTHTAVGKVVASRIHDKTCPLVICSTAHPGKFAPVVLKALQCRNIPKDPTEQLDKLCTIGGQEHMHEGLLNCLRNSRDDPYKICPADFNVLSEEVEAMIQDSFMKVH
- the enkur gene encoding enkurin, which gives rise to MSDIICPPESIYNLIPREEDKIIKSPRYMSKFREQVKLEKDTNKASNKTMGPAQMDIPSPEKYLLKRSKEPKLPEKKSFQYEDVTCSKPPVPARTDKPLMGIHSNKNFIQTNAIENIMAVPKKPRPTYADTKKGDKQILENSGLVPKYIKKKDYGQTPEYLLQRRDEVRKAQEEYNNYVKDRMGDGAMKQLSDPERHKILQALKKNWDDLLHQYQGLSVVIDTTPKKYKKERLELEMKQLERDIDLIERHKTIYIAKY